The DNA segment CAAGCTCATGCCAAATAGCAAATGTAGACATTCAGGCATCAACCAATAGACTAATAAACTTAAACAGGTCCAATTTATTCAGATTAAGCACATTCAAATAACATACCTCAAAATTGGCAACTTTTAGGCAAAATTAAATACTAAAGAGGTTCAAAACAAATGCAAAAGTAACAAAGTTGCATACAAGAGTAGCCCAGAACATATTAGCTAAACGAACTTAAGAGCGTTCAAATTAGTCAAATTAGGCATAAACATGTCTCAGAATTGGCAGCATTATGtgaaattaaaagctaaaaagGCTCAAAGCAAATGCAAAGCTAATCAAAGATGCATACAAAGTAGTCCAGAAACACATTAAGCCATCAATTTCAGAGGTAAGATATGCAAATCATAAATACATAAGAACGAAATTGCAAAGCCCGGTGACTTACCAGTTAAACGGAAAATAAGAAACGACACATTCCACAATGTTCTGAATATCAATAAAGAACAAAAACCAAAATCTCAatgcgtcaaagttcccaagggcttcaaagGAACCTCGGGCAGTGCTCGCACCGAGGATAGGTTGAAAAGTTGAATCccggtggccttggctttcagccggccaagaatCAAGTTATAGAACAAGAGAACAAGAAAACAATAAAGTAATAGCTCCAATTGTTTGTAAAAATCTAGCGATTAAGGGTCTCTCTTAAAGGGGAATGGGTAGGGGTTCATATAATAGTAGAAATTCGGCAAACAAACAAGGAAGTACTGTAAAATCAACATAAATAAAGAAATAATATCAAGCAGAATCGGTAAAAGTCAGATTAGGGAAAATTTAGGTAAACCCTAGTTGATAGAAATCGAAGATTGGCTGGAGATCCTGGCTAATCAGACCCAATATAGCCTTGTCATGATGCATATGGACGAGATTTTGTCCAGATTCAAGCGATTAAAGTTGAACGGACCCAATCTGAGAGATGGTACTTGCCAAGTTTAGGCAAGTACTAAGTGATACCATAGTCTCACAAGTAGTACTAAGATAACACATAAAAGGTAAGGAAATCATGGAAAGAACCCATGATCGAGACGGACTCAGAGAAGATTAAGAGAGCGGCTAGGGTTTATGAGGAGAGGAGAACAGAGGATTCAGAGGCGATGTCTGAGAGGAAATGATCGGGTTTTGGGGCCGGTTAGGTTAATTAAAATAGGGGAATGGCtatgggtcgttgatcttttgagatcaacggccaggatttgaggAGAAATGGGGTGGGTCGCGGAATGGGTCCTGACCAGGTTATAACTAAAGGGGTCTTTGGTCTTGGGCCAGGGGATTGGGTTAAGTATATTGGGCCAATTTGATACAAAAATTAGTTTAAAGCaaggctattatttaaatacacaaaaataatttataaaaatacttgataaataagtaaaaatattatttatacactgaaattcttaaataataatagcttagtattataaaatataaaatgcTATTTTTTACACAAATAATATAAATAAAGAGCATTTCTGTATGAGTCTGGGCTATTACTGCAAAATTATGCAaacaacttaaaaatactaatgtaattataaaaatgagataaaaatatttgaaacatatattatagatgcaaataataattttagaTAACTTTGTCAAcacaaaataatttgaaggagtaattaataattattcaagtaatttaaatacAGGAAAATCAATTTAGAAGCTCTAAAAATCATGGAAAATTGTATAGAAATGCTTGCATAGATttgtaaactaaataatgatgcaaAATTATGTTTTGAAAGAATTTATATTATTTGGAAAAAATATGAGagcaaaaattaggtatcaacagctgcccctttttacccGGGTATGATGAATGAGTTGTTGGGTAAAGAAAATGATGACTAATTTTGGCCGAATTGAGTGAGGAATGATGTGATTTGAAAAAATGGAGGTCGGACCCTGGTTCTTGAGTTGCttacatatccctggtattacGGGAATCAGGCCGTGTGTAGTTCTAGATCCAATGGTGAACGAAACCGGTGGAATTGTTCTAGACGTTTCGGGGGAGGGTTCTTTTGGTAAGATAATATCAAATGAAATTATGCAAAGTCATGAATAGATGTATCATGTAGCAAATATCTGAACGGTCATAGAGTAAAAGGCGGGTAATTGATGGTGGTCGGTTATGTTTGAAACAATTGCAGGATGTGTACGTTGTGAAAGGAAACTGGAGCGAAGattgctcctgtttgaagaatGGTTACTccctggattacctgcaaaacttaaaacacgatgcATGCAAATATATATGGGTTATTGCGCGAAtgtaaacatgatgcaaatttcctttggaccatgaaggttgtcttcggacggtgaGGATGATATCCTTAGACCAAGATGTCTGGAGCCATGAAGCGtgtgataagggattcgcaggccatgaaatgatgtcctCGAGCCATGAGGATAGTTCCTCTGgactatgacacctttgaataatgatgtgcaatttgagagatcctcaggccatggaatggtgtctcccggctatgaggatgatgtcttcggactatgatgcctttggacaaaaTGGCGATGTTTCAGCACATGAAATGCAAAGAACGATGCTTGGTCATACGCAAAATgagacaagacaaggcttagttttGTGTAAGATGagggcaatgcttagccttaggTGAATAGAGGATAGTGCTAAGTCTTAGATAGCGTAATGGAGATAGTATTTGATCTTATGCAAGGacaaggcaatgcttagccttatgcaattaaggaggttgtgcttagcctcatgcaagaagaggagacaatgcttagtctcatgcagggaaaGGCAGTGCTTCGCCTTATGCAATTAgagaggcagtgcttagcctcatacaaaaagaggagacaatgcttagtctcgatgcaaggaaaggcggtgtttagccttatgcaattagggaggaaATGCTAAGCCTCATGTaggaagaggagacaatgcttagtctcgatgcaaggaaaggccgtgcttagccttatgcaattagggaagcagtgcttagcctcatgcaagaagaggagaaaatgcttagtctcatgcaattaggggagacagtgcttagtctcatggaattagggagacaatgcttagtctcatgtagggAATGGtcgtgcttagccttatgcaattagaggggcagtgcttagcctcatgcaagaagaagagacaatgcttagtctcatgcaattagggaggcaatgcttagccttatgcaattagggaggcagtgcttagccttatgcaagaagaggagaaaatgcttagtctcatgtaatTAGGGAGGAAATTCTTAGCCTCATGTAATTAGGGAGGTAGTTCTTAGCCTCAGGTaggaagaggagacaatgcttagtctcatgcaattagggaggcaatgcttatcctcatgcaagaagggaggcagtgcttagcctcatgcaggaaggggagacaatgcttagtctcatgcacatagggaggcagtgcttagccttatgcatgaAAGGGAagataatgcttagtctcatacaattagggaggtaatgcttagcctcatgcaaaggaaggcagtgcttagccttatataGGAAAATGATGAGCAGTAGTGAGAAAGTAAAGTATTCTTAGCTAGAGGTGTTTGCGCTAGGTAATTCTTTGTCATGAAGGTAGTGACTTGAAGTATCTGCAGATATTGTTGTCTTATCGTGCCTGCACCCAAAAAAAATCATGAGTTCTGTGGGGGAAGGTCGGTTCGTGCTTTTGCTTTGTCTTTGCTCCTGTCTCGAGATCTTGTTGGAGTTACCCTGGGCAACATTTGGCTgtcatagaaataaagttttcgaacAGTTGGAGTTACCCTGGGCAACATTTGGCTATCATaaaagttttcaaaaaatatgcaatGTATTTGATAAATATAGTTATTTGAAATGTAATAGTATGTGATATCAAATAATTtagatgaaccggtgactgtgataCATTTAGAGACATTACGACCTCCTTGCCTTCAAAATTCTACTTCAGTTTAAATGCAATGCTTCTGACAATACTTTTGGTTGTTCTGCATATGACGAAGTTAGTTGAACTTGCGATCTTGCCCCAATTTCGGATCAAGAGAAAATGAAGACTTTATTAAGATGTGACCAAACCCACAGGCctacctatgtatcccctcttaaacgggaatcaggtcaagcgtagttcaattacatcaaatgaagaaatgtaaataatcctaaatatagtatctcttgactgcgtctgagttaataggttttggccaaatctctccgtccatttctgcaaatatgagtgctcctcctgttagtactcaGTGAACCATTTAAGGACCTAGCCAGTTGGGTgaaaacttccctttggcttcatcctgatgtggGAAGATTCACTTTAGCACCAATTGCCCCGGTGCCAATTGCCTTGGTCTAACCTTTTTGTTGAATGCTCTAGCCATTCTATTCTGGTAGAGTTGACCGTGACAGactacattcattctttttccgtcaATGAAAGCCAGTTGTTCATATCGGCTATGTACCTATTCTATGTCgctgagctcagcttcttgtatgattcttttagaaggaatttctacttcgaCGGGAATGACTGCTTTAGTACCATAAACCAAGaggtagggagttgccccagttgatgtgcgaactgtggtacaATATCCAAAACAAAGCAAATggcaacttctcgtgccattgtttgtaattatctaccattttcctcaatatcttcttgatgtttttattggcggcttctacagctccgtttATTTGTGGTATGCATGTTGTGGAATTGttatgcttgatcttgaaagtttcacacatggccttcATTAAATAACTGTTGAAATTGGCAGCGTTTtcggtgatgattgactctggtaCTCCGAACCGACAAATAATGCGATCACAGACAAAATTTGCTATGACCTTCttagttacagctttgtaagatatggcctcaacccactttatgaaataatctatggccaccagaatgaacctattcCCATTTGAAGTAGCGAGTTCGATTGGActgatgacatccatgccccaagcagaGAAACGCCagggtgcacttgttgcattaaGTTCATTGGGTAGTACTCGTATCATTTCAGCATGTATCTGGCATTGGTGACACTTCTGAACATACTTGATGCAATCTGTTTCCATAATCATCCAGAAATACCCTGCTcttagtattttcttggctaagacgaAGCtattcatgtgcggtccacaagtTCCGGCATGTATGTCCTCGAGCAATCTGGATGCTTCCTTGGCGTCGACATACCATAATAATCCCAGGTCTAGACTCCTTTTGTACAGAATTCCTCCGCTTTAAAAGAAATGGTTGGCTAATCTTCAGAGGGTGTGCTTCTGAGAAAGACATGTGTGCTCCGGATATTCCCCCTtttccaagtattccttgatgtcgtggaacaaTGGATTTCCATaactttcttcttcaacatgagcacaataagctggttgtTTATAAATTCCTACTGGGATAAGATTGATGAAATTCTTGTgtgggtgttgtatcatggaagataaagtggccaatgcatctgcaAACTTGTTCTGAACCCTCAGATCATGCTtgaactctatcttcgtgaacctctagATAACTCTTGTACACAGTACAGATTTGGTAATATCTTGGTGTTCTTTGTGGCCCATTCTCCTAAAACCCGAGGTACCAAAAGATCAAAATCTCATCACCAACAACTCCTGAACATTGATGTCAACGGCCAACCTGAGTCCCAAGATggaagcctcatattctgccatactGTTGGTACACAAAAATTTGAGTTTTGCAAATACTGGATAGTGTTGGCCTATTTTTGACACTAAGACagctccaatacccactcctttgaagtttgtgtCTCCGTCAAAGAgcatcctccaaccatcatatacTTTGGTGATGtcctctcctacaaatgatacctcctcgtcgggaaaataagttttcaatggaTTCGTATTCTCCATCTATAGGATTTTCTGCCAAATGATCTGTCAACGCTTGCCCTTTGACCATATTCtaagttacatagatgatgtcaaactcacttagcaatatctgccattttgctaatGTTCccgtaggcatgggtttctggaagatgTATTTTAGCGGGTTCATCCTttatatgagatatgtggtgtaTGCACGAAAATATCTTTTGAGCTATCCATATCAAAGCACAGCAGGTAAGCTCCAGCAAAGAGTACCGgtcttcataaggtgtgaatttcttagtCAGATAATATATTGCCTGCTCCTCTCTTTCAGTCTCATCGTGTTGACCTAGAACACAACCAAAAGCCCTATCTAGAACAGACAAATAAAGCAGCAAAGGTCTTCCTAGTTCTAGTGAGACCAGAACAAGTGATTTAGAtaaatactccttgattttgtcgaaggccctcTAGCATTCTTCAGTCCAGCTTGTTGTAGCATCTTTATTCAGCATtttgaagattggctcacagatcaTGATTGATTGTGCTATGAaacgactgatgtagttgagacgcCCCAAaaagctcatcacatctttcttattcttcggaggtggcaagtcctggatagctttgacctttgataggTCAAATTcaatccctcgacgactgacgatgaatcccaacaattttctggcagggactccgaaggcacactttGCAGAATTCAGTTTTAGATTATAACTTTGAAACcgatcaaagaatttcctcaagtcttctATTTAATTTGTGCTTcttctggatttgatgatgacatcatccatgTACACCTCTAATTCCTTGTTATCATGTCGTGGAAAATATTTATCATCGCTCTTATGTAAGTAGCTCCAGCATTCTTTAAAACAACCGACATCATTTTATAACAGTACTTCTCCCATGGCGTGATAAAGGTTGCCTTTTCgacatcctcttcatccatccagatctaatgATACCCTCTGAACCACTCCACAAAAGATTAgatttcatgcttggcacagttgttgatcagtatgtgtatattgggcaatggaaagtcgtccttgggactcgccctgttcaaatcccgataatcaacacatactactctaactttcccatctttcttcggaaccggCACAATGTTGGCCAACCGGGTCGGATATTCCCCAACTCTGAGAACCTTGTCTTTGATTTTCTTAGTGACTTCCTCTTTTATCTTTAGACTCATATGCAGCTTAAgttttctgagcttctgttttacaagtggacacatgggattagtaggtaACTTGTGAGCTGCTATGGATATGttcagaccagtcatatcatcgtAGGACCATGCAAACATCTTCATACTCTTTTAAGAACTACacatactcttccttctctgatgGTGATATGTGAATGCTTATATGTGTTTCCTTGACTATTTCAGAATCACCTAAGTTAACTATCTCAGTCTCGTCTAAATTAGACTTACTCTTGTTTTCAAAGTTTTCCACGTCTCTGACGATTTCCTCAAGTATTATATCATATTCCAGATCCTCcgaatcactatccttatgttgagttgtctcattacatgtcacagtcatagGTTCATTGGGATAAGTGATGATAATGTTGTAGAGAGAAAAAtgtaaagaataataataaatactaaaactAGCAGTGAATTAACAAAATCTTGAAAACGTCAACAAGTATGGCTCGATGAgtcgagcaattatttcaaaacaaaatatgttCAGAACAAAACACTAAAAACGTCTTAAATTctcaaaaaaatgctttaaaaataATTGATGCTAATAGCCAGGCTACCCAAGAAATCGACGGTCCCGGGAAGGTGCAGTagtccagttcttgagaacaGCTCCTCTCTCCACGGTCTGCATAGTAAGgtttttgtcacgccccgaacttggagggcgagaccggcacccagtgcctgACCTACCCTCgtgtaccaacttgcaactaagggactctgaacatatgatgtcatactttggccatgggccacattgcaagacgacTGCAAATGCTAATTAAATGTCAACATaaaactgggccgacaaggccgtcataattattacAGTTGACAAACCAACCCAAaaatacatacaaggcctgaaagcccgacatactgcactaactgacaggatatgtctacaagcctctactgatggatatactgtaaTTGGAACAGCTCTccaacctactcataacatatataggTATATATATAAGATGTACATAATGCTCTAGACCCGAAAACTCCGAAAGACATGGAggttaccgatcaagctgaactcgggcaacacttaatgaggaggccAACCCGTCAGACTGTctaaacctgcacgcatgaaatgcagtgcccccccccagaaaagggacgtcagtacgaaataatgtagtgagtatgtaaggcaatatactgaaagttgaaactgaactgataatataataattgcaagtagctggaagtcaaagataatctgaagatatgcttacctgctgatactgactcaattctctcaatatagtaagtaaaatagctgtccggccctataaggctcggtatacatatatatctgctctgccgtagtaggctcgctcataagcactcgaccatactaggctctgtatctcgaccaactgggcttgcTCATATGCACTCGGCCACCGTAGGatcgtcatataacttaccatctgatcagaggttgcccaataggggcctgcccatcgattatagctcgatggtaatgaaaatacttttaatactgtatatatgcaacttctctactctcttgactggaaaaaggaaatactcaacttagtatgaagtcccgataaggagaatattataacttacaacactagaaaaatatacacaatttgcgagactagcaaaatatacgtaaattccgggatatgaatgtaatgacgagatcatgacaaatgaaagaagagcttagccttaacatacctggagtagagaaaaatctgtatgatattcttggaaaagattgtatcgtgctctcttagaatcgcaaaatcccatTAGGATTTCACAGCATA comes from the Nicotiana sylvestris chromosome 4, ASM39365v2, whole genome shotgun sequence genome and includes:
- the LOC138889733 gene encoding uncharacterized protein, which produces MENTNPLKTYFPDEEVSFVGEDITKVYDGWRMLFDGDTNFKGVGIGAVLVSKIGQHYPVFAKLKFLCTNSMAEYEASILGLRLAVDINVQELLRFTKIEFKHDLRVQNKFADALATLSSMIQHPHKNFINLIPVGIYKQPAYCAHVEEESYGNPLFHDIKEYLEKGEYPEHTCLSQKHTL